A stretch of Mauremys reevesii isolate NIE-2019 linkage group 25, ASM1616193v1, whole genome shotgun sequence DNA encodes these proteins:
- the PNPLA6 gene encoding patatin-like phospholipase domain-containing protein 6 isoform X10: protein MQSCLAAHAPRGCGHLAAASSELWHISGTGLGPGPAADMGQSESEPQNEQEDAALTAVLPNLKLFVEDQLQTSMVLGVMIGVGVSMLLIATLILVLVRRLRHKQVQTQETPKYRFRKRDKVLFYGRKIMRKVSQSTSSLVDTTISSTSRPRMKKKLKMLNIAKKILRIKKELPILQLKEPPPSVLEADLTEFDVANSHLPSEVLYMLKNVRVLGHFEKPLFLELCKHMIFQQFQQGEYVFRPGQPDTSIYVVQDGKLELFLTQQDGKETLVKEVFPGDSVHSLLSILDVITGHQRPYRTVSARAGEDSTVLRLPVEAFSAVFEKYPESLVRVVQIIMVRLQRVTFLALHNYLGLTNELFSHEMQPLRLFPQPSHASRTSPVRHSKRVISISSIDDHKESSGRQPDASAKDLADQLKLGSLEPSSVPLLSRCISMPVDISGLQKGPRSDFDMAYERGRISVSLQEESTGTMASFSRSVSQEPKERRSVMVEEQPPGTYHYNYCEDDSAGGACPFGPYQGRQTSAIFEAAKRELVKLMKIEDPSLLNNRVLLHHAKAGTVIARQGDQDVSLHFVLWGCLHVYQRMIDKAEDVCLFLTQPGEMVGQLAVLTGEPLIFTIKANRDCTFLKISKSDFYEIMREQPSVVLSVAHTVAARMSPFVRQMDFAIDWMAVEAGRALYRQGDKSDCTYIVLNGRLRSVIQKGNGKKELVGEYGRGDLIGVVEALTRQPRATTVHAVRDTELAKLPEGTLNNIKRRYPQVVTRLIHLLSQKILGNLQQLCGPFTGSSLGVASSSELTNPASNLSTVAVLPVCDDVPMAAFTLELEHALNAIGPTLLLTSDIIRARLGASALDSIQEYRLSGWLAQQEDIHRIVLYQTDCTLTPWTVRCIRQADCILIVGLGDQEPALGKLEQMLENTAVRALKQLILLHREDGPSPSRTVEWLNMRSWCSGHLHIKCPRRVFSRRSPNKLREMYAKVFEKDADRHSDFSRLARVLTGNSIALVLGGGGARGCSHIGVIKAMEEAGIPIDLIGGTSIGSFIGALYAEERSAVRTKQRAREWAKSMNSVFETVLDLTYPITSMFSGSAFNTSINKVFQDKQIEDLWLPYFNVTTDITASAMRVHKDGA, encoded by the exons GTGCTGGGTGTCATGATTGGCGTTGGTGTTTCCATGTTGCTCATCGCCACCTTGATCCTGGTGCTGGTCCGCAGGCTGCGCCACAAGC aggtTCAGACTCAGGAGACGCCCAAGTATCGATTCCGCAAGCGGGACAAAGTGCTGTTCTACGGGCGCAAGATCATGCGCAAG GTGTCCCAATCCACCTCCTCCCTTGTGGATACAACCATCTCcagcacctcccggccccgcatGAAGAAGAAACTCAAGATGTTGAACATTGCCAAAAA GATCCTGCGCATCAAGAAGGAGCTGCCCATCCTGCAGCTGAAGGAGCCGCCGCCCTCAGTGCTGGAAGCGGATCTGACTGAGTTTGACGTGGCTAACTCCCACTTGCCATCCGAGGTGCTGTACATGCTGAAGAACGTCCG GGTGCTGGGCCATTTTGAGAAGCCGCTGTTCCTGGAGCTCTGTAAGCACATGATCTTCCAGCAGTTCCAACAGGGCGAGTACGTCTTCCGGCCTGGCCAGCCCGACACCAGCATCTACGTGGTGCAGGATGGCAAGCTGGAGCTCTTCCTGACCCAGCAG GACGGGAAGGAGACCCTGGTGAAGGAGGTGTTCCCTGGGGACAGCGTGCACAGCCTGCTCAGCATTCTTGACGTCATCACG GGGCACCAGCGGCCATACCGGACCGTGTCTGCACGGGCAGGTGAGGATTCCACAGTGCTGCGGCTGCCAGTCGAGGCCTTCTCTGCCGTCTTTGAGAAGTACCCCGAGAGCCTGGTGCGGGTGGTGCAG atcATCATGGTGCGTCTGCAGCGGGTCACCTTCCTGGCCCTGCACAACTACCTGGGGCTGACCAATGAACTCTTCAGCCAC GAGATGCAGCCGCTGAGGctcttcccccagcccagccatgcCTCGCGCACCAGCCCTGTCAGACACAGCAAGCGTGTCATCAGCATCTCCTCCATTGACGACCATAAGGAGAGCTCTGGGAGGCAGCCAGATGCCAGCGCCAAGGACCTGG CTGATCAGCTCAAGCTGGGGTCCCTGGAGCCCTCTTCAGTGCCACTGCTGAGCCGCTGCATCTCCATGCCAGTTGATATCTCAG GCCTCCAGAAGGGTCCCCGCTCAGATTTCGACATGGCCTATGAGCGTGGCAGGATCTCTGTGTCGCTGCAGGAGGAGAGCACCGGCACCATGGCCTCCTTCTCCCGG TCTGTCTCCCAGGAGCCCAAGGAGCGCAGGTCAGTGATGGTGGAGGAGCAGCCCCCCGGTACTTATCACTACAACTACTGCGAGGACGACTCGGCAGGTGGCGCCTGCCCCTTTGGGCCTTACCAGGGCCGCCAGACCAGCGCCATCTTTGAGGCTGCCAAGCGGGAGCTGGTGAAGCTCATGAAGATCGAG GACCCCTCCCTTCTCAACAACCGGGTGCTGCTGCACCACGCCAAGGCCGGGACAGTCATCGCCCGCCAGGGGGACCAG GACGTCAGCCTTCACTTTGTGCTGTGGGGCTGCCTGCACGTCTACCAGCGCATGATCGACAAGGCGGAGGATGTGTGCCTCTTCCTGACACAGCCCGGCGAGATGGTGGGCCAGCTGGCTGTGCTGACCGGGGAGCCCCTCATCTTCACCATCAAGGCCAACCGTGACTGCACCTTCCTCAAGATCTCCAAGTCGGACTTCTACGA GATCATGCGGGAACAGCCCAGTGTGGTGCTGAGTGTCGCCCATACTGTGGCCGCACGCATGTCTCCATTTGTGCGCCAGATGGACTTTGCTATCGACTGGATGGCAGTGGAGGCTGGACGGGCCTTGTACAG GCAGGGCGACAAGTCGGACTGCACCTACATTGTGCTGAATGGGCGCCTGCGCTCTGTCATCCAGAAAGGCAATGGCAAGAAGGAGCTGGTTGGGGAGTACGGTCGTGGTGACCTCATTGGAGTG GTGGAAGCCCTGACCCGACAGCCCCGAGCCACCACCGTCCATGCCGTGAGAGACACAGAGCTGGCCAAACTGCCCGAGGGCACCCTGAACAACATTAAGCGCAGATACCCCCAG GTTGTGACCCGCCTGATCCACTTGCTGAGCCAGAAGATCCTTGGGAACCTACAGCAGCTGTGCGGGCCCTTCACAG GCTCCAGTCTTGGTGTGGCCTCCAGCTCAGAGCTAACCAACCCAGCTAGTAACCTGTCCACGGTGGCAGTGCTGCCAGTGTGTGACGATGTGCCCATGGCAGCCTTCACGCTGGAGCTGGAGCATGCCCTCAACGCCATAG GTCCCACCCTGCTTCTGACAAGTGACATCATCCGAGCACGACTTGGTGCCTCAGCACTGGACAG CATCCAAGAGTACCGGCTGTCAGGCTGGCTGGCGCAGCAGGAGGACATCCACCGCATTGTGCTGTACCAGACCGACTGCACACTGACGCCCTGGACTGTGCGCTGCATCCGCCAAGCTGACTGCATCCTCATTGTTGGGCTGGGGGACCAGGAGCCAGCCCTAGGCAAG CTGGAGCAGATGCTGGAGAACACTGCCGTGCGTGCCCTGAAGCAGCTGATTCTGCTGCACCGGGAGgatggccccagcccctcccgcaccGTTGAGTGGCTCAACATGCGCAGTTGGTGCTCAGGACACCTTCACATCAAGTGCCCACGCCGTGTCTTCTCCCGCCGGAGCCCCAACAAGCTG AGGGAGATGTACGCGAAGGTCTTCGAGAAGGACGCTGACCGGCACAGCGACTTCTCCCGCCTGGCACGAGTCCTGACTGGCAACAGCATTGCCCTAgtgctgggaggaggaggggccag GGGCTGCTCGCACATTGGGGTGATCAAGGCCATGGAGGAAGCCGGGATCCCCATTGACCTGATCGGGGGCACATCCATTGGCTCCTTCATTGGGGCTCTCTATGCTGAAGAGCGCAGTGCTGTGCGCACCAAGCAGCGTGCCCGTGAATGGGCCAAG AGCATGAACTCCGTGTTTGAGACAGTCCTGGACCTCACCTACCCCATCACCTCCATGTTCTCCGGCTCGGCCTTCAACACCAGCATCAACAAGGTCTTCCAGGACAAGCAGATTGAG GATCTGTGGCTCCCCTACTTCAACGTGACGACAGACATCACAGCCTCGGCCATGCGGGTCCACAAGGACG GCGCCTGA